AAGTCAGGAACCAACTCTCACCGCTGAGGAAATTTTGAAACGGTATCAGGAGGGAGAACGGGATTTTAATAACATAAACTTGGCTGGAATTGATTTGAGCCAAGCATCCCTGAAAAAGGTTAACTTAACAGAGACAAACCTGCAAGGGGCAAATATGATAGGGACAGACCTCAGCGAGGCATGGTTGGTTGAAGTCAACTTAAGTGATGCCAATCTAGCTACAGCAAACTTGCAGAATGCTAAGCTCCTTGATGCCAATCTCAACGAAGCAACTTTGAAGGAGGCGAGCCTAAGTCATGCCAATTTAACTGCCGCCAATCTAAGTGGAGCAAACCTTGACAAAGCTAAACTAAATTACGCTAACCTAACTACGGCAAATCTAGGTGGAGCCAATTTAACTCAAGCAAGGTTAGACACGGCTTATCTAATTAGGGCGAACCTAAGCGGAGCAAACCTAAGTGGAGCATACTTAGGCAGCGCTAATTTAACTACAGCAAACCTAAGTGGAACAAACCTAAGTGGAGCTAACTTAGGTGGGGCTAACTTCACGGGAGCAGATTTGAGTAAAGCGAAGTTAACTGAAGCAAATTTTACTTCTGCAAACCTAAGCGGTGCTAACTTAACTGGGGTAAGTTTGCTTGGGGTAAACTTTGAGAATGCCAATTTGAGCGGACAAAACTTGAGCGATCGTAATCTCTCTGGGGCTAACCTTTACAGGAGCAATTTGTCCAATACAGATTTAAGTTCAACAGACCTTCGGGGAGCAAACTTGGGTGAAGCCAACTTAGAAAAGGCGAATCTAAAAGAAGCAAAATTGACTGGCACAAACCTGTACAAGGCTAAGCTTACTGGGGCTATCATGCCAGATGGCACGACTCACGAGTAGGGAATTGCTAAACTGTTTGGGTTGAGATTATCGGTAAGGTGCAGTACAAAAGATCTGAGAATTCACTTTTATTGCACCTTTTGTTCTTCTAAATTTTCCTGCTTGCGAGAATCGAGCAATTCCTCTGCTCTTTCCAATCGGCGAAGATATAGAGGATTGCGGTGATTTTCTGCTTCTACTTGGGCGATCGCACCATCCAAAAATACATTGAGAGCATCAAGCATTTGGCAGGTTTCCCGCAATCGGGCAACAGTTCGCGCTTTCGTTTGTGGATCGGGAATTCTTGGTTGTTGATTCATGGTAAATTCCAAGTATTGAATCAAAATTTTACTCTGAAAACACTCTAGGCGGTGGTGGCGCTTCATCGAAACTTAGCCGCACAAAATACCTGCTGAAAACAGTGCTATTCGGTTTCCAAGCGGGATGCCAATAAATATCCTGAATCACAGCTTTGGCATTATCGTTATTTTCCGGCCATTGGAAAGTAACGACACCAAAGTTGCTGAAACCGACAACTTCATCGCCTTCTTGCAGCCAGCGATTTCGCCACAGTAAGGAAATAAAATCTTTCCAGCTTTTGGACTTTTCTTCTTCTGCTAATTCGTGATTATTCTGCCAAACAATTTCTTCAGCTTTCTGTCGTTTTATCCATTCGATACAATACCGCCAATCAGGTAAAGATTCCCTATTTTTGACAAAAATTTCCCAAGCAATTTCATCGCTACCGCGAATATAGTCTATTTGCCGCAAAACTGGTGTTTTCGGCGGTAAATTTACATCGAGCATACGCACTTTTTCCTGAATAACTTGCATTTCAATTAGTTGGGGCGTGTTGTTCCATCCCGCCCAATATTGTGGTTTTTCTGGTGCGATCGACTTCGCTTTTGTGTGGATAAAATGGGTTGTCCACTCGGCATTTTTGAAGGCGCTGGAGGTTAACTGTGCGAGTACGTGGGATGACTCAGGTGCATTGCGATCGACTTTCGATTCGCCAAAATGGTAATTAGACCAGTAGCTGAGGCGAACGGCGCAACCGTAGTGAATATCGCCGGAAAGGATAATTACGCGATCGCGCTGTTTAAACATTTCCGCCAGCAACATGGAAAAAGCTGTTTCGTGAAAATTCCACGAGTCACCCGCATCGCTACCAAAAACATTACCCCGTTCCAAATCTAACTTTTGAACTAAATCGATAATTGCCAAGCTAACTAAATTTGTCGGTGCAATAATTATGGTTACTTCGATATTAGGATTACTACAGTCTTTGAGAGGTTTTTCAATCTGTTTTTCAAATGCTGTGTGACTGAGTAACATGGGAGGTTCTGTTGTGCGATCGTCACCTTTTGCATAACCTCGCCAAGTGCGGGTATCAAGTACGATGGTTTCGTGCTTAAAGCTTTCGATTCTATAATGCCACTCTAAAGCTTGCGTTCCATCTGCATAATCTCGATTTAAAATAAAGCTATCTTCATCTTCTGTTAGCTTGGGCAAATTAGTTTCTGAATCTATTTCAGGAATTGCCAAATACTTAGCAAGTTTTGACCCTAATAAATCATCATTTCCTGCTGATAAAGACCATTGTTGTGCAGCTTCTAATAATTTTTCTCCCGATTGCCCATTTTGGAAATTTTCGGGTGTATTTCCCCATGCTTGAAATATCGCATATGTCAATAAACCATTTTGCAAAGTACGTCTACCAAGCGGTTTGCAAAGGACGCGGTTGCACCACTCGCGATTGAGATACCAATCATCGCTAATATCGTGGTCATCGCAAATCATATAAGTTGGGATATTAGCAAGCGATCGCCTAATTTTCCATAAGTCTCGTGCGAATGCTTCCACAGTCAAAGCTTCTTTATCCCACAGTTTCGCCTCCTTACCATCTTTTTGTACATCTTTGCTGTGGGGTAATTCATGGGGCCAAAGAATAGGCGACCACACAAACAAGTACATCGCTAAATATTCGCCCAAACTAAACAAGTGACTTTTAGCTTTTTCCGGTTTATTGACAAGCATAGCGGTGAAACCGCCGTAATCTCTAGCAATTTCGCTGCGCGTACCCGGTTTTAAATCTCTGGCATAGATGTATCGTTCCTCATCATTTGCATCTTTTTTGAGGGGCAAATTTTCTTGCCAACCCAACAGGGTATCCCCTGCATCTGTTAGCGCCCACAGGAGGGCATCGGCAACATCATCACCGTAGATTTGATCGCCTGTAAAAAAAAGTTGATGCGGTCTATAATTTGGCTGATTCGCATATTCTAAAATCATATTATCTAATATATTGAGAGCATCCCGTCCGCCTCCGTGCGGTTTGCGGCAAGAACCGTGTACAATTCGCAAATAATTTAGGTCATCTGGCGGCATAGCAAAAGTGGGCAGTTGATGCTCAAAATAACTAATTGTCACATCATTAAAAGATGCTTCCGAACACAAAGCTTTAGCCAAATACCAATTTCGGCAGGCGAAATCTATGTTGTACGCATAAATTTGTCCTGGTTGCAAATATTCGGCGTTAACTGATTTAGCTGTAACAGCAACTACGTGCAAGTATTTGCCCAGCTGGATGGTCGTTCTGGAACCCTCAAGCAGCAAATCGTTAACAATTTCTCCCTGACCGTTCTCTGTGGAGTAAACTCTCAGCGTTACTTCGCTAGGTTCTTTCAGGGCGATCCAAACGGTAACCCCATCCGGATCTGTTCGTCGTAATATTGGGCCAGCGAGAATGAGCGGCAGGAGAGCGATGCGATAGCTTAAAGGCGTCCATGACATAGGTTGTATCTCCAATTCGATGCAAGCAGCCTGAATTTTATTTAAAGCTGACTTTAATATAGCTGCCCGTAAGTCTTTGTAATGTGCGATCGCACAAAGCGGGTTTATTTGACGGGGAAAGCCTGTGTTGAGTTGCTAGCATTTCAGAAAATCGGTTTATTTTTTCTCGAAATAGGTCAAAAGAGACATGAGTTTTCTTCTAGGGGATTGCAACTTGGTATTAGCTGAGTTCAGAGATGTATGGCTATGCCTTATCAACAAATTGATGATTTACCGGACTCGGTAAAAAATCACCTACCCAAACACGCTCAGGAAATTTTCCGCGCCGCATTTAATAATGCCGCAGAAGAGTACGATGAGGAAGAGGCTGCTTTTAAGGTTGCCTGGAGTGCGGTGAAGCACAAATACGAAAAAGGGGACGACGGCAACTGGCACGAGAAGCAGGAATAGCAGTCGAGCTTTTTGGGAAGACGATTTTAACTATGAACCGGGTGTTTTAAACTCTGGTTCATTCTATTTCGTTGAGAAATTGCAACAATATATTAGTCTAAGATTTAAGGAAACTCAAAATAATTTTGTGCTAATCTGCCATTGCAATGAATTTTAGTAATGTTGGAGATAGCAATGTCTGGGCCTACTCGCCGTGCGCTACCGATAATTTTGATTGGACTTCAGATACAGAAAAAATGCGTTATATCGACGGTGGATGGGAATTTGATGTCAGTGGAACCGACTTTGAGGGAACTTTCCGTATAGAAATAGATGAAGTTCCTGAAGTTGGCGAACCACAGGCATTTTTGAAAAATTAGGTAAAGCTTTTGGTTGGGTTTGGCTATTGTATAATCCAACCAAAAGCTCGAAAATAGAGAGGTATTTATTAGATGCGATCGCACCGCGTAATATCGTATAGCCCAAATTCTTCGCGGATCGATTTAGTCAATAGACGGAAATTAAGAAAGTATTTAATTTTCCATAAAATGCCTTTATCCTTATTTTTATCTAGGAATAAACTACTATCTTGCAAATAAATATTTTCTTGGTTACCCACTATGTATAACGCACCGAAAAATGGTAATGCTTGGAGAGGAGTTATTCTCTGTGCCATCTTATCTTCTACATCCCTATGGTTGTCATAATACCTATTAAGTTCTGGGTAATCCTGGCTTATATCTTCAGGTAAATCGTGCAGGTCATATCTAATAATGTTACAACTTCCACACAATTTATTAAATGCTTTCCTACGCAAATATATAAATTTGCTCCCCGCCTGATACACATATCCTTTATTTACAAACCATCCATTAATTTGAGGATTTTGATTAACAAATGCGGCTAGGTGTTTGCTAATGCAATCGTCAGCATCTACGACCATAGTATGAGACGGTTTGAACTGCCGTCCGTAAAATAATCCCCATAAAATTTTACGACCTTTATCTAAGCTTTTAGATTTGAAGTCTTGCTCTGGTATCGGAAAATCTACTTCAATATAAGTTATGTGAGGATGATTGAATTCAATTTCTGGTTTTTCATGACAGACGACAATAACTCTAAAATCGTTTGAGGTTTGACTGCAAACCGATTTTACAGTTCTCTCAAATAACTTACAGACGAGTTCCCAGGATTTTGAAACTTTGGCGCTTTTTAGCGGTATGACAAATAATAGCATATTAAAGATCGCTCGATCGCAATATGTAATTATAGCTTAATTAATCACAACCAGTTAATATTATAATATTTTTGGATCGAGCAAATCGAGGATTTCGCTGTTTGGTTCAAATCTCCTGGCAAAATAAAAATCACCCTTAGTCATATTTGGGTAATCTTCCATAGTCAGAATTTTATAGTGACCGGTTTGGCGATCGCCTGCCACTGCATAACGCATATCATTATTGCATAAATTAAATTCTTTGTGGTTGGCTAACACAGTTGCTATTAAAGATTCTTCTGGCGCAATAGTTCTTTTGTAATAAGAGACTATTTTAGGATTATTTTTCAGAAACTCTTTTAAATATACAAGGCATTTTCGAGAAAGGGTACACCAAGTCACATTTCCGTAACAGATAAAATTATCGTTAAAAGGAATAGAAAATGACTTGACTCCCACTCGGAATCCAAAAGTGGTAAAAATATGAATCAGTGATTGGATCTGGTTGATTCGGGAAAATTTTTTCACTACCGGATGCAACCATTTTGGCATATAAAAGTAGTATTGGTAGTAGAATCGGGTATAGCCTCTATTGTGCGGATGCCAAGGGCCTGTTTTCCAGTGTTGGATAAAAGCATCATATTCGGTGTTAGTCAAAAATTCTTCAAATTTAGATAGCGGTTGAATCGGATAATCTTGCCCAGAGAGATGTATTAGCCAGTCGAAGTCTGAATTACGCTCAAACAGCCAGTCTAGCGCTTCTAGATAGACCTCGAAGAAAGAATATTCATTTCTAATTGGCGGTTTATTTCTTTTAATCAGATCTATTCCTGATAAATCGCTTAAAGAAGTTAAATCCAAATAGGAAGTGCTGAAATCATGGCTAATCAACACCAGGCAATTGGGGCTAGATTTTTTGATAATTCGAGCGAGTCTACAGACCTGTTCTGGGTTATTATGACTTTGGATGAAGTAGCAGACTTTCATGGTTTTTATACTTCACTAATAAACCTGTGTTTCGGGAATTGGTACGACAAACTTTCCTCCCCATTCCCGAATTTTTGCCATTTGTTCCATCACTTCATCTTTGAGATTCCAGGCCAGAATTAACAAGTAATCTGGCTTAGTTTCAAAGATTTTATCTGGAGATAAAATGGGGATATGACTACCGGGCATAAATAATCCTTGTTTGTGGGGATTGCGATCTACTACGTAATCGATAAAGTCTGTACGAATACCGCAGTAATTGAGCAGGATGTTGCCTTTGGATGGCGCACCGTAAGCAACAATTACTTTTCCTTCGGCTTTGGCTTGAATCAGAAAGCTTAACAGTTTGCGTTTCGTTTCTTTAACTCTCTCACCAAATTTTAGATAAGTTTCTATGCGATCTAATCCGGCTTGGATTTCTTTTGCTTTCACCCGATATATGCGATCGCTTACAACTGGATTTGGTGCGTTTTCATGCTTTCCATAGATCCGAATTGAACCTCCATGAGTCGGAATTTCTTCTACATCAAAGAGTGTTAAGCCGTGCGTAGCAAATATTTTTTCGACAGTTAATAAAGATAGATAAGAAAAATGTTCTTCGTGAATTGTATCAAATTGATTTCCTTCTACAATCTGCAATAAATGGGGAAACTCCATTGTCAAAATACCAGATGGTTTTAAAACAAGCTTCATTCCCGCTACAAAATCATTTAAATCTGGTACATGAGCTAAAACATTATTTCCTAATAAAAGATCGGCTTGTTTGCCTTGAGAAACCACTTCTTTTGCTGTTTCTACACCAAAAAATCTGACCAGAACAGGAATGCCTTTTTCTTGGGCTACTTTCGCTACATTACCCGCAGGTTCTATTCCTAAAACAGGAATTTGTTTGGCCTGAAAATACTGGAGCATATAACCATCATTACTGGCAATTTCTACAACTTGACTATTTTGGTTAAGCCCCAATTTGGCGATTATCATATCGCTGTAAATTTTGGCGTGTTTTAGCCAACTATCGGAATAAGAAGAAAAGTAAGGGTAATTACCATCGCCAAACATATATTCTGGCGATTCGATTTCTTCTAATTGTACCAAAAAACATTTTTCGCAAACATTAGCACGAATAGGATAAAATTTTTCAACGCGATTAAGCTGGTCTTGACTTAAATAGTCATTCGCGATCGGTGACATTCCTAAATCGGCAAAATTATGTTCGATCGGGGTATTGCAGAAAGCGCAGTGAGAATTTTTCATGGTTGATTTTGTCGTGATATTTTTAGGATTTAATTAACGTTTTTTCTACAGGCAAAAAGTAATTATTTTGTTCTAATCGTAATCGATCGCAGAGTCTGCCTGTGGGCAATTGTACATCATTGTAACTTACTACTTGGTCTTTGGGAATATCTCGCTTGAGGCGACAACCTTCGGCTAAACCTATTGGCAATAGATTTTCTCTTCTTACCACATCGGAATTTTCGCACTGACCGTAGACCAGATAGCCACCGATCCCGTCTAAAGTTTCTCCTGCTTTGAGATTAGT
The genomic region above belongs to Aerosakkonema funiforme FACHB-1375 and contains:
- a CDS encoding class I SAM-dependent methyltransferase; this encodes MKNSHCAFCNTPIEHNFADLGMSPIANDYLSQDQLNRVEKFYPIRANVCEKCFLVQLEEIESPEYMFGDGNYPYFSSYSDSWLKHAKIYSDMIIAKLGLNQNSQVVEIASNDGYMLQYFQAKQIPVLGIEPAGNVAKVAQEKGIPVLVRFFGVETAKEVVSQGKQADLLLGNNVLAHVPDLNDFVAGMKLVLKPSGILTMEFPHLLQIVEGNQFDTIHEEHFSYLSLLTVEKIFATHGLTLFDVEEIPTHGGSIRIYGKHENAPNPVVSDRIYRVKAKEIQAGLDRIETYLKFGERVKETKRKLLSFLIQAKAEGKVIVAYGAPSKGNILLNYCGIRTDFIDYVVDRNPHKQGLFMPGSHIPILSPDKIFETKPDYLLILAWNLKDEVMEQMAKIREWGGKFVVPIPETQVY
- a CDS encoding pentapeptide repeat-containing protein, translated to MADAEVDLASLVAKIEQIEQQQNLIKQYFSKLKRQLDNLTEQFNNRPELQDLECLRREVAELEQRLDGRVAESDRSHFTQTHKPESVDDIDSINREIEKIDRRLRQDQPKQTSLPEASASVTASTGVEVVDAQPTNQDAVLSPVNTNNVKSAEIESIDDSVEESQEPTLTAEEILKRYQEGERDFNNINLAGIDLSQASLKKVNLTETNLQGANMIGTDLSEAWLVEVNLSDANLATANLQNAKLLDANLNEATLKEASLSHANLTAANLSGANLDKAKLNYANLTTANLGGANLTQARLDTAYLIRANLSGANLSGAYLGSANLTTANLSGTNLSGANLGGANFTGADLSKAKLTEANFTSANLSGANLTGVSLLGVNFENANLSGQNLSDRNLSGANLYRSNLSNTDLSSTDLRGANLGEANLEKANLKEAKLTGTNLYKAKLTGAIMPDGTTHE
- a CDS encoding beta-1,6-N-acetylglucosaminyltransferase; translated protein: MKVCYFIQSHNNPEQVCRLARIIKKSSPNCLVLISHDFSTSYLDLTSLSDLSGIDLIKRNKPPIRNEYSFFEVYLEALDWLFERNSDFDWLIHLSGQDYPIQPLSKFEEFLTNTEYDAFIQHWKTGPWHPHNRGYTRFYYQYYFYMPKWLHPVVKKFSRINQIQSLIHIFTTFGFRVGVKSFSIPFNDNFICYGNVTWCTLSRKCLVYLKEFLKNNPKIVSYYKRTIAPEESLIATVLANHKEFNLCNNDMRYAVAGDRQTGHYKILTMEDYPNMTKGDFYFARRFEPNSEILDLLDPKIL
- a CDS encoding metallophosphoesterase family protein, whose product is MSWTPLSYRIALLPLILAGPILRRTDPDGVTVWIALKEPSEVTLRVYSTENGQGEIVNDLLLEGSRTTIQLGKYLHVVAVTAKSVNAEYLQPGQIYAYNIDFACRNWYLAKALCSEASFNDVTISYFEHQLPTFAMPPDDLNYLRIVHGSCRKPHGGGRDALNILDNMILEYANQPNYRPHQLFFTGDQIYGDDVADALLWALTDAGDTLLGWQENLPLKKDANDEERYIYARDLKPGTRSEIARDYGGFTAMLVNKPEKAKSHLFSLGEYLAMYLFVWSPILWPHELPHSKDVQKDGKEAKLWDKEALTVEAFARDLWKIRRSLANIPTYMICDDHDISDDWYLNREWCNRVLCKPLGRRTLQNGLLTYAIFQAWGNTPENFQNGQSGEKLLEAAQQWSLSAGNDDLLGSKLAKYLAIPEIDSETNLPKLTEDEDSFILNRDYADGTQALEWHYRIESFKHETIVLDTRTWRGYAKGDDRTTEPPMLLSHTAFEKQIEKPLKDCSNPNIEVTIIIAPTNLVSLAIIDLVQKLDLERGNVFGSDAGDSWNFHETAFSMLLAEMFKQRDRVIILSGDIHYGCAVRLSYWSNYHFGESKVDRNAPESSHVLAQLTSSAFKNAEWTTHFIHTKAKSIAPEKPQYWAGWNNTPQLIEMQVIQEKVRMLDVNLPPKTPVLRQIDYIRGSDEIAWEIFVKNRESLPDWRYCIEWIKRQKAEEIVWQNNHELAEEEKSKSWKDFISLLWRNRWLQEGDEVVGFSNFGVVTFQWPENNDNAKAVIQDIYWHPAWKPNSTVFSRYFVRLSFDEAPPPPRVFSE
- a CDS encoding ChaB family protein, translating into MPYQQIDDLPDSVKNHLPKHAQEIFRAAFNNAAEEYDEEEAAFKVAWSAVKHKYEKGDDGNWHEKQE
- a CDS encoding glycosyltransferase family protein; translated protein: MLLFVIPLKSAKVSKSWELVCKLFERTVKSVCSQTSNDFRVIVVCHEKPEIEFNHPHITYIEVDFPIPEQDFKSKSLDKGRKILWGLFYGRQFKPSHTMVVDADDCISKHLAAFVNQNPQINGWFVNKGYVYQAGSKFIYLRRKAFNKLCGSCNIIRYDLHDLPEDISQDYPELNRYYDNHRDVEDKMAQRITPLQALPFFGALYIVGNQENIYLQDSSLFLDKNKDKGILWKIKYFLNFRLLTKSIREEFGLYDITRCDRI